In one Paraburkholderia azotifigens genomic region, the following are encoded:
- a CDS encoding TetR/AcrR family transcriptional regulator, whose amino-acid sequence MTENSQVRRGRPANEALRQTIVDAACELFVELGFQATTMDKVARRAKISKLSIYRHFENKEALFSAAMVARCDQFAPQALSEGVDGSAEDQLMAVGSSLLRTLLSPDVRSVEAMVLADKTNQKSLSKLHYEAGPAHVIAEIEAVLRQLHAKAILNIPDALRSARLFAALFKGSDLLLIARFDEARAKDDNEIESYCRSAVAMFIAAHGGI is encoded by the coding sequence GTGACCGAAAACAGCCAGGTCCGGCGGGGCCGGCCCGCCAACGAGGCGCTTCGCCAAACGATCGTCGACGCTGCCTGCGAACTCTTTGTGGAATTGGGTTTTCAAGCGACGACCATGGACAAGGTCGCCCGGCGCGCGAAGATATCCAAGCTCAGCATCTATCGGCACTTCGAGAACAAGGAGGCGCTGTTCAGCGCGGCCATGGTGGCCCGCTGCGATCAATTTGCACCGCAGGCCCTTTCTGAAGGCGTCGACGGTTCGGCCGAGGATCAGCTCATGGCGGTGGGATCATCGCTGCTTCGCACGCTGTTGAGCCCGGACGTTCGCAGTGTCGAAGCCATGGTTTTGGCCGACAAGACGAATCAAAAGTCGTTAAGCAAGCTCCATTACGAAGCCGGGCCCGCCCATGTCATCGCCGAAATCGAGGCCGTGTTGCGTCAGTTGCACGCGAAAGCGATTCTGAACATACCCGATGCTCTCCGGTCCGCCCGCTTGTTTGCCGCGCTTTTCAAAGGATCCGATCTCCTGCTTATCGCACGCTTCGATGAGGCGAGAGCGAAGGACGACAACGAAATCGAATCCTATTGCCGGTCGGCCGTCGCCATGTTCATCGCCGCGCACGGTGGCATCTGA
- a CDS encoding NAD(P)/FAD-dependent oxidoreductase — protein sequence MDDVIIIGGSFAGLAAALQLGRARRKVTVLDTGRPRNRFAGHSHGLLGHDHKPPLDILAEARQQLARYPTIRLVDTRAESVSGAIDDFCVVTDDHESLSARRLILSYGIADQMPDVPGFAESWGTSIVPCPYCDGFEVAGQHWGLVWSGPQSYQSARLFRDWTDKLTVFTDGHDIAPDIQADLARRNIPLVDGRIVEIGHQNGHIATVNLDTRRNIAVDVLFAHPRNKPSASLHESLGLATVDTPTGIVLNVDERRQTSMPGIYAAGDLTTPFLPSVTQASSQGAMAGIFAQQSMVV from the coding sequence ATGGATGACGTCATCATCATCGGAGGCAGTTTTGCCGGCCTCGCCGCCGCCCTGCAGCTCGGCCGTGCCCGCCGCAAGGTCACCGTTCTCGATACCGGCCGGCCGCGCAACCGCTTTGCCGGCCACTCGCATGGCTTGCTCGGCCACGATCACAAGCCGCCGCTGGACATCCTGGCCGAGGCGCGGCAGCAGCTGGCGCGCTATCCCACGATCAGGCTGGTCGATACCCGGGCCGAGAGCGTGTCTGGCGCCATCGACGATTTCTGCGTCGTCACTGACGATCACGAAAGTCTAAGCGCGCGCCGCCTGATCCTGAGCTATGGCATCGCCGACCAGATGCCGGATGTTCCGGGCTTTGCCGAAAGCTGGGGCACGTCCATCGTGCCCTGCCCCTATTGCGACGGCTTCGAAGTTGCCGGCCAGCATTGGGGCCTCGTTTGGTCCGGCCCGCAGTCGTACCAGTCTGCCAGGCTGTTCCGCGACTGGACTGACAAGTTGACTGTCTTCACCGATGGTCATGACATTGCGCCCGATATCCAGGCCGATCTGGCGCGCCGCAACATACCTCTCGTCGATGGCCGGATCGTCGAGATCGGCCACCAGAACGGCCATATCGCCACCGTCAATCTCGATACCCGCCGCAACATCGCGGTCGACGTCCTGTTCGCCCATCCGCGCAATAAGCCGTCCGCAAGCCTGCACGAATCACTGGGCCTCGCCACGGTCGATACGCCCACCGGCATCGTCCTCAACGTCGACGAGCGCCGCCAAACCAGCATGCCCGGCATCTACGCCGCCGGCGACCTCACCACGCCCTTCTTGCCCTCGGTCACCCAGGCATCATCGCAGGGCGCGATGGCGGGCATCTTCGCCCAGCAGTCGATGGTGGTTTGA
- a CDS encoding SDR family NAD(P)-dependent oxidoreductase yields the protein MLKQPMNSFAGKWALITGASSGLGLEFADLLAAQKVNLVLAARRQESMEKLASDLRRKYGVDVLVEATDLASPGAASRLKCSLDARSVTVDILLNNAGYGLHGDLLETPIERTANMIQLNITTLTELTYLFGRDMARRRSGHMLLVASLMAFQPVPSYAAYAATKSYVLALGEALHDELRPHGVVVTTLCPGHTATGFDEAAGATTSAMLRLLTMKPRPVAESGIRALLQGKAMVVAGLSNKMAAFSNRLTPRSMQRATLKRIVDA from the coding sequence ATGTTGAAACAACCAATGAACAGCTTCGCTGGAAAATGGGCTCTGATCACCGGGGCATCGAGTGGCCTCGGCCTTGAATTCGCAGATCTACTGGCTGCGCAGAAAGTCAATCTCGTATTGGCAGCCCGACGGCAGGAGTCGATGGAAAAGCTTGCCTCCGATCTCCGCCGCAAATACGGAGTGGACGTGCTGGTCGAGGCGACCGATCTTGCCTCGCCGGGCGCGGCCAGCCGCTTGAAATGCAGTCTCGACGCGAGGTCGGTGACCGTCGACATCTTGTTGAACAACGCCGGATACGGCCTGCACGGCGACTTATTGGAAACGCCGATCGAGCGCACCGCGAACATGATCCAGCTCAACATCACGACGCTTACAGAGCTGACCTATCTCTTCGGCCGCGATATGGCCAGGCGGCGATCTGGACATATGCTTCTCGTCGCTAGCCTCATGGCCTTCCAACCCGTTCCCAGCTACGCTGCCTATGCGGCGACCAAGTCATATGTACTCGCCCTTGGCGAGGCCCTGCACGACGAACTCCGCCCGCATGGTGTGGTTGTTACCACTCTCTGCCCGGGGCACACCGCGACGGGCTTCGATGAGGCAGCCGGCGCAACCACCTCGGCCATGCTGCGCCTCCTCACGATGAAGCCTCGTCCGGTCGCCGAGAGCGGTATTCGGGCGTTGTTGCAAGGAAAGGCTATGGTTGTCGCGGGCCTGTCGAACAAGATGGCGGCCTTTTCAAATCGTCTGACGCCGCGATCAATGCAACGGGCCACGTTGAAAAGAATAGTGGACGCTTAA
- a CDS encoding class I SAM-dependent methyltransferase encodes MAEQNAYQVADWNGQSGERWVANQARLDAMVAVFGEAAIEAVAPAAGERVLDVGCGAGASSLALAARVGAGGQVLGVDISAPLIGRARALAPQDTPVLYQVGNASSAELPEGAFDILFSRFGVMFFDDPTAAFAHMRRALRPGGRVAFVCWRGAAENDWVRLPMGAIKGILPPSALPDPEAPGPFSFGDRGRVARILTAAGFTDIAIAPFDASVPFGEGGTRDAAIDDAVKMTLEVGPLSRALADQRDDIRARASAAVRAAFAGLPGERSVMINGAAWIVMARNRQADRD; translated from the coding sequence ATGGCAGAGCAAAATGCCTATCAGGTTGCCGACTGGAATGGTCAAAGCGGGGAGCGCTGGGTCGCCAACCAGGCCCGGCTCGACGCCATGGTGGCGGTGTTCGGTGAGGCCGCGATCGAAGCCGTTGCGCCCGCGGCGGGCGAGCGCGTGCTGGACGTCGGCTGCGGCGCGGGCGCGTCGAGTCTGGCTCTGGCCGCCCGCGTCGGCGCGGGAGGGCAAGTGCTGGGCGTGGACATATCCGCACCGCTGATCGGCCGGGCGCGCGCGCTTGCGCCACAGGATACGCCGGTCCTCTACCAGGTGGGCAACGCCAGCAGCGCCGAGCTGCCCGAGGGCGCGTTCGACATCCTGTTCTCGCGTTTCGGCGTGATGTTCTTCGACGATCCGACAGCGGCGTTCGCCCATATGCGACGCGCGCTGCGGCCGGGCGGCCGGGTCGCTTTCGTCTGCTGGCGCGGCGCGGCCGAGAACGATTGGGTGCGCCTGCCGATGGGCGCGATCAAGGGCATCCTCCCGCCGAGCGCGCTGCCCGATCCCGAAGCGCCCGGGCCATTCTCGTTCGGCGATCGGGGTCGCGTGGCACGCATCCTGACGGCGGCCGGCTTCACGGATATCGCTATCGCGCCCTTCGATGCTTCCGTCCCGTTCGGCGAGGGCGGGACGCGGGACGCTGCGATCGACGACGCGGTGAAGATGACGCTCGAGGTCGGCCCGCTGTCGCGCGCGCTCGCTGATCAACGCGACGACATCCGCGCGCGCGCCTCGGCTGCGGTTCGTGCCGCCTTCGCGGGCCTCCCCGGCGAACGGTCGGTGATGATCAACGGCGCAGCGTGGATCGTCATGGCACGCAATCGGCAAGCTGACAGGGATTAA
- a CDS encoding IS110 family transposase → MDMIRVGIDLAKNVFQMHGVDRSEKAIWRRKLARVEWLDVLQRTVPLHAVIGMEACGSAHHWARRLQAIGYTVKLIAPQFVKPYVKSNKNDANDAEAICEAMSRPGMRFVAVKTVEQQDVQAVHRVRAGLMEQRNAKANQIRGLTSEYGIVAPREILQLRRAVPVWMENVNSGLSDRFRRLLRGLWEDLRSLDDRIRELDREIAAIAASDPVARRLQQLRGVGPMVATALIATVGDARQFSNGRQMAASLGLTPRQNSSGGRERLLGISKRGDAYVRCLLIHGARAMIQMARRRTDALSLWVMRIAGSRHPNIAAVALANKTARIAWAMITRETDYQPELAAH, encoded by the coding sequence ATGGACATGATTCGTGTTGGGATTGATCTCGCTAAAAACGTTTTCCAGATGCATGGCGTCGATCGAAGCGAGAAGGCAATATGGCGCCGCAAGCTTGCCCGCGTGGAATGGCTGGATGTCTTGCAACGGACGGTTCCTCTGCATGCCGTGATAGGAATGGAAGCCTGCGGTAGTGCGCATCATTGGGCGCGTCGTCTTCAGGCGATCGGATATACCGTGAAGCTGATAGCCCCGCAGTTTGTGAAGCCGTACGTCAAGAGTAACAAAAACGACGCAAACGACGCCGAAGCTATCTGTGAAGCGATGAGCCGGCCAGGCATGCGCTTTGTCGCCGTCAAGACCGTCGAGCAGCAGGACGTGCAGGCGGTTCACCGCGTCCGCGCCGGTTTAATGGAGCAACGTAACGCAAAGGCAAACCAGATTCGCGGCCTGACCTCCGAATATGGCATTGTGGCGCCCCGAGAGATTCTCCAGTTGCGCCGCGCTGTTCCTGTCTGGATGGAAAACGTAAACAGCGGTCTGAGCGACCGATTCCGGCGTCTGCTCAGGGGGCTGTGGGAGGACCTGCGCTCCCTGGACGACCGGATTCGCGAACTCGATCGTGAAATTGCTGCGATTGCCGCATCCGATCCCGTCGCCAGACGTTTGCAGCAATTACGCGGCGTTGGGCCAATGGTTGCAACGGCGTTGATCGCAACCGTGGGCGATGCCCGACAGTTTTCCAATGGCCGACAGATGGCGGCGTCGCTCGGACTGACGCCCAGACAAAACAGCTCCGGTGGAAGAGAGCGGCTTCTAGGGATTAGCAAGAGAGGTGACGCTTACGTGCGTTGCCTGTTAATCCACGGCGCACGCGCGATGATCCAGATGGCCCGTCGACGGACTGATGCGCTAAGTCTGTGGGTGATGCGCATAGCAGGCAGCCGGCATCCGAACATTGCAGCCGTAGCGCTAGCAAACAAAACCGCACGCATAGCCTGGGCGATGATTACACGGGAAACCGATTACCAGCCGGAACTTGCCGCACATTGA
- a CDS encoding lipocalin-like domain-containing protein, whose translation MRQIIPLRCFASILLTGTLASCAHVAVQTGTLKEQVVGTWAYVSVDTVRADGTRQPMYGTSPQGIAVFDGSGHYILMTSRADIAKFASANRMEGTAEENKAVVQGMIAHFGTYTVNEVDKTITFHVTASSFPNWNGVEQKRPFAVSAEQLRWTTPASSGGTAEVILRRLK comes from the coding sequence ATGAGACAGATAATCCCTCTCAGATGTTTTGCCTCAATCTTGTTGACGGGCACGCTGGCTTCATGCGCGCACGTGGCGGTCCAGACGGGTACGCTGAAGGAACAGGTCGTTGGAACGTGGGCCTATGTGTCGGTCGATACCGTGCGTGCAGACGGCACCCGGCAACCCATGTACGGGACCAGTCCGCAAGGGATCGCAGTCTTCGACGGGAGCGGCCACTACATCCTGATGACCTCTCGCGCCGATATTGCAAAGTTCGCCTCCGCCAATCGAATGGAAGGCACGGCAGAAGAAAACAAGGCCGTCGTCCAAGGCATGATCGCTCACTTCGGCACCTATACAGTGAACGAGGTTGATAAAACGATCACGTTCCATGTCACCGCCAGTTCGTTTCCGAACTGGAACGGTGTCGAGCAGAAGCGGCCGTTTGCTGTGAGTGCCGAACAACTCAGATGGACGACGCCGGCCTCAAGCGGCGGCACGGCCGAAGTAATCCTGCGCCGGCTAAAGTGA
- a CDS encoding methyltransferase, giving the protein MDDISPQAFIDATIAYQKTAAVKAAVALDLFTAIADEHGDLERIAERVKASRRGVRILCDFLTVHGFLQKETGRYQLTPSTSAFLTTSSPAWIGSIVDFLAAPEMTALWLEDPVAFVRNGGALGLGNIAPDHPVWVKFARSMAPFVAQTAQSIAQQVSMWPQAPKRVLDVAAGHGLFGISIAKAIPGAEVVATDWQPVLEVAMEHAIAAGVNSRYRTVAGSAFEVDWGTNFDLALVTNFLHHFDPPTCVEVLSKVRKSLAPAGRALAVEFVPDEDRVSPPFAAAFSFVMLASTPQGDAYTARELEQMGREAGFSNVSVTPLPPSPEALVTFE; this is encoded by the coding sequence ATGGATGACATCTCTCCGCAGGCGTTTATCGATGCCACGATCGCCTACCAGAAGACGGCCGCGGTGAAAGCCGCAGTGGCGCTCGATCTGTTCACCGCGATCGCGGACGAACATGGCGACCTGGAGCGTATAGCCGAGCGTGTAAAGGCCTCCAGGCGCGGTGTGCGCATACTCTGCGACTTCCTGACCGTGCATGGATTTCTGCAGAAGGAAACGGGACGGTATCAATTGACGCCGTCGACTTCGGCATTCCTGACGACTTCCTCGCCCGCCTGGATAGGAAGCATCGTGGATTTTCTCGCGGCTCCCGAAATGACGGCACTGTGGCTCGAGGACCCGGTCGCGTTCGTTCGCAACGGCGGGGCCTTGGGACTGGGCAACATCGCCCCCGACCATCCCGTCTGGGTGAAATTTGCACGGTCGATGGCACCCTTCGTAGCACAAACCGCACAGAGCATCGCGCAACAGGTGAGCATGTGGCCTCAGGCACCGAAGCGAGTGCTGGATGTGGCGGCCGGGCATGGGTTGTTCGGAATCTCGATCGCCAAGGCGATCCCCGGCGCGGAAGTCGTGGCGACCGACTGGCAGCCGGTTCTTGAGGTCGCGATGGAGCACGCCATCGCTGCCGGAGTTAATTCGCGTTACCGCACCGTCGCCGGCAGTGCGTTCGAAGTCGATTGGGGTACGAATTTCGATCTGGCTCTGGTCACGAACTTCCTGCACCACTTCGATCCGCCAACCTGCGTCGAAGTACTCTCGAAAGTCCGCAAGAGCCTCGCTCCCGCAGGGCGAGCGCTGGCGGTGGAGTTTGTTCCAGACGAGGATCGCGTGTCGCCGCCCTTCGCCGCCGCGTTCTCATTTGTGATGCTTGCATCCACGCCGCAAGGCGACGCGTATACCGCGCGCGAGCTTGAGCAGATGGGCCGCGAAGCCGGCTTTTCCAACGTGAGCGTGACGCCCCTGCCACCATCACCGGAAGCTCTCGTTACATTCGAATAG
- a CDS encoding AraC family transcriptional regulator, producing the protein MTNDNTAAGEGSARRRPRVAQPDLELVAVPRDESFKVWSHGYPYSTVRWHFHPEYELHLITATTGKYFVGDYIGDFTPGNLVMTGPNLPHNWVSNVARGEQVSERCLVLQFDSEFLARAIHAFPEFRKVTGLLDASGWGVLFTPDTGAAAEPIMREMLHAQGMRRIALFVSLFALLLQSKEPVKLASAAYRADPARYAETRINHVLTYIGKNLAQELREADLAGLAGQSVSAFSRYFRRHTGVPFVQYVNRLRVNLACQLLISGKLSISDICHQVGFNNLSNFNRQFLLLRGMSPSRWRGYQQHNVASGSDAPGSARQYAAASAAVQ; encoded by the coding sequence GTGACGAACGACAACACCGCTGCGGGCGAAGGCAGCGCTCGCCGTCGCCCGCGTGTCGCTCAGCCCGACCTGGAGCTGGTCGCCGTACCGCGCGACGAATCGTTCAAGGTGTGGTCGCACGGCTATCCTTACAGCACGGTGCGCTGGCACTTCCATCCTGAGTACGAGCTTCACCTTATCACCGCCACGACGGGTAAGTACTTCGTCGGTGACTACATCGGAGATTTCACGCCCGGCAATCTCGTTATGACCGGGCCCAATCTCCCGCACAATTGGGTGAGCAATGTGGCCCGTGGCGAGCAAGTGAGCGAACGTTGCCTGGTGCTGCAGTTTGATTCTGAATTTCTCGCGCGTGCAATCCATGCGTTTCCCGAATTCAGAAAGGTTACTGGTTTGCTTGATGCGTCGGGCTGGGGTGTGTTGTTCACCCCGGATACAGGCGCGGCCGCCGAGCCGATCATGCGTGAGATGCTGCACGCGCAGGGGATGCGGCGAATCGCGCTTTTCGTATCGCTGTTCGCCCTCCTCCTTCAGAGCAAGGAGCCGGTCAAGCTGGCAAGCGCCGCCTATCGGGCCGATCCGGCACGCTACGCCGAGACGCGCATCAATCACGTGCTGACGTACATCGGCAAGAACCTTGCGCAGGAACTTCGCGAAGCCGATCTGGCTGGCCTGGCAGGCCAAAGCGTGAGCGCATTTTCCAGATACTTTCGCCGCCATACGGGCGTGCCTTTCGTGCAGTATGTGAACCGGCTACGCGTTAATCTTGCGTGCCAGCTGCTGATATCCGGAAAACTGAGTATCAGTGATATCTGCCATCAGGTCGGATTCAACAACCTGTCCAACTTCAACCGTCAGTTTCTGTTGCTTAGGGGCATGTCCCCTTCCAGGTGGCGCGGATATCAGCAACACAATGTGGCAAGCGGATCCGACGCGCCCGGTTCGGCGCGACAATACGCGGCGGCAAGTGCCGCCGTCCAATAA
- a CDS encoding sugar ABC transporter substrate-binding protein, which yields MKTLSTLVSSISAITLGMLSGSAMAAPSGTVAFLMPDQASTRYEQHDFPGFKATMSKLCPDCKVLYQNANADVATQQQQFNSVIAQGAKVIVLDPVDSTAAASLVHLAQSQGVKVIAYDRPVPSTPADYYVSFDNEGIGRLIAQSLVQHLKDTGVPTNKGGLLEVNGSPTDAAAGLIKKGIHSGIASSGYKTLAEYDTPEWAPPKAQQWVSGQITRFQSQIVGVVAANDGTAGGTVAAFKAAGVNPVPPVTGNDATIAGLQLIIAGDQYNTILKPSETVAAAAAKVAVGFLSGQAAKGETTLFNTPTQLFTPMVITAKNLKAEVVDKGFASGKTLCTDRYAEGCKKLGITN from the coding sequence ATGAAGACGCTTTCGACACTCGTTAGCAGCATCAGCGCCATCACATTAGGTATGCTAAGCGGATCGGCAATGGCGGCACCTTCGGGTACGGTCGCGTTCCTGATGCCGGACCAGGCGTCCACCCGCTACGAACAGCACGACTTCCCGGGCTTCAAAGCAACGATGTCCAAGCTGTGTCCCGACTGCAAGGTGCTGTATCAGAACGCGAACGCGGATGTGGCGACCCAGCAGCAGCAGTTCAACTCGGTCATCGCGCAGGGCGCAAAGGTAATCGTGCTTGACCCGGTGGATTCGACCGCCGCGGCGTCGCTGGTTCATCTGGCGCAAAGCCAGGGTGTGAAAGTCATTGCATACGATCGTCCGGTTCCGTCGACGCCGGCTGACTACTATGTCTCGTTCGATAACGAAGGCATCGGCCGCTTGATCGCCCAGTCCCTTGTGCAGCATCTGAAAGACACGGGTGTGCCGACTAACAAGGGCGGTCTTCTCGAAGTCAACGGCTCTCCCACCGACGCAGCCGCGGGGCTGATCAAGAAGGGCATCCATTCCGGCATCGCGTCTAGCGGCTACAAGACGCTGGCCGAGTACGACACTCCGGAATGGGCGCCACCGAAGGCTCAGCAATGGGTCAGCGGACAGATCACCCGCTTCCAGTCGCAGATCGTCGGCGTCGTGGCGGCAAACGACGGCACGGCTGGCGGAACGGTCGCGGCCTTCAAGGCAGCCGGCGTGAATCCGGTCCCGCCCGTGACGGGCAACGATGCGACCATCGCGGGTCTGCAACTGATCATCGCTGGCGACCAGTACAACACCATCCTGAAGCCGAGCGAAACCGTTGCGGCGGCAGCCGCCAAGGTCGCTGTCGGGTTCCTGTCCGGACAGGCCGCGAAGGGCGAAACGACGCTCTTCAACACACCCACGCAGCTCTTCACACCGATGGTCATCACGGCGAAGAACCTCAAGGCCGAAGTGGTCGACAAGGGTTTCGCGAGCGGGAAGACCTTGTGTACCGACCGTTATGCGGAAGGCTGCAAGAAGCTCGGCATCACAAACTGA
- a CDS encoding ATP-binding cassette domain-containing protein, translated as MTDNSTKQPAPGKLVLSLRNISKHFGAVSALTDIELDVHAGEVVALVGDNGAGKSTLIKVLAGVHQPSSGTITFDGREVTLANPAAALDLGIATVFQDLALCENLDVVANIFLGRELNPMRLDEVSMEMRAWTLLNELSARIPDVRDVVASLSGGQRQTVAIARSLLLDPKLIMLDEPTAALGVAQTAEVLNLIERVRDRGHAVIIISHNMEDVRAVADRIVVLRLGKNNGVFYPDSSNQELVAAITGATENAVSRRADRRQAQTNA; from the coding sequence ATGACTGACAACTCCACGAAGCAGCCCGCTCCGGGAAAGCTTGTGCTTAGTCTGCGCAACATATCCAAGCACTTCGGAGCGGTCTCGGCCCTCACGGACATCGAACTCGACGTACATGCCGGAGAAGTCGTCGCGCTGGTTGGCGACAACGGCGCGGGCAAATCGACGCTCATCAAGGTGCTGGCGGGCGTGCATCAACCGAGCTCGGGCACGATTACCTTCGACGGCCGCGAAGTGACGCTGGCTAACCCGGCAGCGGCGCTCGATCTGGGCATTGCCACGGTGTTCCAGGATCTCGCGCTGTGCGAAAACCTGGATGTGGTCGCGAACATTTTCCTCGGGCGAGAGCTGAATCCCATGCGCCTCGACGAAGTATCGATGGAAATGCGGGCATGGACCCTTCTGAACGAACTGTCCGCGCGCATTCCCGATGTGCGCGATGTGGTGGCATCGCTGTCCGGCGGCCAGCGGCAAACCGTTGCAATCGCACGTTCGCTGCTGCTTGACCCGAAACTGATCATGCTGGACGAGCCGACCGCCGCGCTGGGCGTCGCGCAGACCGCGGAAGTGCTGAATCTCATCGAACGTGTGCGCGATCGCGGGCACGCGGTGATCATCATCAGTCACAACATGGAAGATGTGCGCGCCGTGGCGGACCGGATCGTCGTGCTCCGGCTCGGCAAGAACAATGGCGTCTTCTATCCCGACTCGTCGAATCAGGAGCTCGTCGCCGCGATCACAGGCGCAACCGAGAATGCAGTCTCACGCCGCGCCGACCGGCGTCAGGCTCAAACGAACGCCTAG
- a CDS encoding sugar ABC transporter permease has protein sequence MSNQAQGAPQGNPQKPDQPSPLLDRSDVRVKHATGIGGAISAFVDQVKSGDLGSLPVVVGLIIIWTVFTTLNPVFLSANNLVNLLFDCSTIGVISLGIVCVLMVGEIDLSVGSMSGFASALVGMLWVNNGWPVGLAIVAAIVVGAVVGALYASLLNRLGMPSFVATLAGLLALLGLQLYVLGASGSINLPYGSAMVNLGQIIVLPPVVSYVIALVPGVVMLVLGMRTHQRRRASNLSAPSMSSLLTRCIVVTVLLEIVVAYLNQGRGVPLLFALFLALAVVMDYMLRRTQWGRSMHAIGGNKEAARRAGINVKGIYMSAFVLCSSLAALGGVLSAARLASASQQAGTGDVNLNAIAAAVIGGTSLFGGRGSAYSAVLGIIVIQSIASGLTLLNLSSSLRFMITGAVLAIAVIVDSLARQSRVSHGRA, from the coding sequence ATGAGTAACCAAGCTCAGGGTGCTCCGCAGGGAAATCCGCAGAAGCCCGATCAGCCTTCCCCATTGCTGGATCGCAGCGATGTGCGCGTTAAACACGCCACGGGCATCGGAGGCGCGATCTCGGCGTTCGTCGATCAGGTGAAGTCGGGCGATCTGGGTTCGCTGCCCGTCGTCGTGGGTCTCATCATCATCTGGACCGTTTTCACGACCCTGAATCCCGTCTTCCTGTCTGCCAACAATCTGGTCAACCTGCTCTTCGACTGCTCGACCATCGGCGTCATCTCGCTCGGTATAGTGTGCGTGCTGATGGTGGGCGAGATCGACCTGTCCGTCGGTTCGATGAGCGGCTTCGCTTCCGCGCTCGTGGGCATGCTCTGGGTCAACAACGGCTGGCCGGTGGGGTTGGCGATCGTTGCGGCCATCGTGGTGGGCGCGGTCGTAGGCGCACTGTATGCATCGCTGCTCAACCGCCTCGGGATGCCGAGTTTCGTAGCGACGCTGGCCGGGTTGCTCGCCTTGCTCGGGCTGCAACTCTATGTGCTCGGCGCGAGCGGCTCCATCAACCTGCCCTATGGGTCGGCGATGGTCAACCTTGGACAGATCATCGTGCTTCCGCCCGTCGTGTCATATGTCATTGCGCTCGTGCCGGGAGTCGTCATGCTGGTCCTCGGGATGCGCACGCACCAGCGCCGCCGCGCATCGAACCTTTCGGCGCCATCGATGAGCAGTCTGCTCACGCGCTGCATCGTCGTGACCGTGCTGCTGGAAATCGTGGTGGCGTACCTGAACCAGGGACGCGGCGTTCCGCTGCTGTTCGCCCTCTTCCTGGCGCTTGCGGTCGTGATGGACTACATGCTCAGACGCACGCAATGGGGCCGTTCGATGCACGCAATCGGCGGTAACAAAGAAGCAGCAAGACGCGCGGGTATCAACGTCAAAGGGATCTATATGAGCGCCTTCGTGCTCTGCTCGAGTCTCGCGGCGCTCGGCGGTGTCCTGTCGGCAGCGCGACTCGCATCGGCCAGTCAGCAGGCCGGCACGGGTGATGTCAACCTCAATGCGATTGCCGCTGCGGTGATTGGCGGGACGAGTCTCTTCGGCGGCCGCGGCAGTGCGTATTCGGCGGTGCTAGGCATCATCGTCATCCAGTCGATTGCGAGCGGACTGACGCTGCTGAACCTGTCGTCCTCGCTGCGTTTCATGATCACGGGTGCAGTGTTGGCGATTGCCGTCATCGTCGATTCGCTTGCCCGGCAATCGCGCGTCTCCCACGGTCGCGCCTGA